The Zhihengliuella sp. ISTPL4 genomic interval GGTATCTGTCGGACGCGTATCGCGCCGCCTCCCAGACGATCCCCGAGGAGCGGAAGGACGAGGACCTCCACGACCTCATCGCCTGGCTCGGCGAACTCGTGCGCCAGATCGACTCCAGCCTGCTCGACGAGTGGAGCGAGCTGACCGCGGGTCCCGTCGTCCACGGCGATGCCGACGAGCCGATCGTCCCGCCCGCGCCGAAGCGCCTCACGAGCAACACCCGCGCCTTCCGCACGCTCGTCCGCAACGAGCTGTTCCGACGCGTGCAGCTCGCCGCCCGGGAGGACGTGGACGCCCTCGCCGAACTCGACCCGACGTTCGGTGCCGCCGCCTGGTCCGACGCACTGGACGCGTACTTCGCGGAGCATGACGACATCGGCACCGGGCCGGACGCCCGCAGCTCCCGCATGCTGCTGCTCACCGAGGGGCCGACCGAGTGGTCCGCGCGGCAGATCATCGACGACCCGGCCGGCGACCACGACTGGGGCATCAGCGCCACCGTCGACCTCGCCGCGTCCGACGAGGCCGGCGAGGCGGTCGTGACGGTGACGGCGGTCGACCGGCTGTGAGCGACGCGGGCCCCGTCAGGCCTGCATGACCGCGAGCACGTTGCCCGCCGGGTCGCGGAACCACGCGATGTCCGGTCCCTGCCCGTTCCCGCGGACGATGCCGCGGGAGTCCGACGGGAACTCGTCGTCGCCGTAGATCTTGGTCTGCACCCCGCGCTCGTTGAGCTCCTCGACGGCGGCATCGACGTCCGCCACCGGGAAGTTCAGGATCGTGAAGCTCGCCGGGGTGTGGTTCGGTTTCGCGTAGACGAGGATCGACCCGCCGCGGGGCAGGCGCAGATCGAGGAACCCCATCGCGTTGACCTCGACGTCGAGCCCGAGGGTCGTGCCGTAGAACTCTTTCGCCGCGTCGATGTCGTCGACGCTGAAACCGCTGAACGCGTTCTCCGCTGTGAAGGCTGCCATGCCCCCAGCATCCGCCTCCGCGCGCGCCGTGTCGACCCCCTCTCACACGGCCGCTCGGACGAGCCGGTCCACGAGGTCGACGTAGTCCACCCCGACCGCCGCGAACATCCGCGGCACCTGGGAGGCGGCGGTCAGCCCCGGCATCGTGTTCACCTCGTTGAGCACCGGACCCTCGTCCGTGAGGAAGAAGTCCATCCGGGCGACGC includes:
- a CDS encoding VOC family protein, whose translation is MAAFTAENAFSGFSVDDIDAAKEFYGTTLGLDVEVNAMGFLDLRLPRGGSILVYAKPNHTPASFTILNFPVADVDAAVEELNERGVQTKIYGDDEFPSDSRGIVRGNGQGPDIAWFRDPAGNVLAVMQA